The Rhododendron vialii isolate Sample 1 chromosome 3a, ASM3025357v1 nucleotide sequence TAGAATTACCTTTTAGACCTTTTGCATCTTTAAATAATCAGAACACCAAGGTTCTTTGGTAAAGGTTTGAGGGGGAGGTTTTGGGTTAATAAGTGGAAATACAACTTATTGCAAAACATGTTGAGAGAGGGGGTGGTTCTGGGAACCCGAAGTGAACAAAGAAGGTTTCCTCTAGAGTCTCGTGTGTTTTTAAATCGTGTGTTTTTGCTTAGGAGACTCTCGTAAAAATGCAACGAAAATGATCTAAAAAGTTTAGAAAATCCATCTAAAATCATGGTATagtaacatttttttgaaattatatgaCCGAATTGTGGCTAATTTAGTTTGGGGAGGGAGAAGGGAAAGAAAATGGGGTTGTTCCATGTGCAGAGTTACATGGAAAAGAATGAAGAGAAGATAATGCATTCAAAGTACTCCTACTTGAGATATGAATAGTCTAACATAtattctttccttcttttgagCTATGACCAAAAACACAATTGAAAACATCCTTTCTGCTCACCTTTTTTGCCCTTCCATATCCCTCTGCCTAatccaagttccaaacaaataaGCCAAACTCTTAGTATATCTTTCAGAAGAGGTCATCAACTAAATAAACAATGAATATGGTCCTAACAAACAGAGCATAGGTGCCATAAAGAGATGAGCTAACTACATTTGACTGCTCCTTTCATATGGGTCCCATTTTTCCCTCAATTGGATCACTTAGAGCTGTTGCTGTTAGTTCATAGACTTGGCACCCTGGAAAGGTTCTTTCTGAGCATGCCAGCATGTGGTGGGAGGCTTATTGCTAACACAATTTGAACAAATTCCTCTCTCCACTTGCTTTGTTAGTTCCACCTCAATAACCACTTGGACTTGGTAAATCACTTTTGATATTGAATCGTCGGGACAAGATCCTCTGTCTCAAACTCTAGTTGCAAGTCGTGCTGATGATAGTGCATTTCAGAAACAGACAAAGATATTTGAGGACAGAGGATCGTTCTTCGATTCTTATAGGTCCCATTCCACTCTCTCTAGAATGTGCCCTTCCTAGAGCATGATTTGATTCTTATCTCTCCCAAGAATATATCTCCCTGTCCTGATACACTTTTAGTCTCAAAATCGTACCCCGAGAGTCTGGTTTTTATGTAGTGCCATTCTAGAGCAGATGAAAGTGTATTGGACCAAGAGCGCAAAGATATCTTATGTAACAGAATAACCTGATTCATTTGAGCCCCATGTCTTCTGCAAAGTTAAAATTATGGAGTagttgtttttggttttgctttcaAGTGTTGATACTCTTTCGTTGGTGTAACTACCATTCTACCAGGGAGAACAGCGTGAGCATATCGTACCCTGGATTcagtggcggtggcggtgggaCCAACACGGGCAGCTCCGGAAATGGGAACGGTGCGGGGTCCAGTGGCGATGGCGATGGCGACTACTTTGGAATGATATTCGGGAGCGGCGCGCCACCAACAGCTTTGtgtacaaccaccaccaccaccgtcctCTTATCTCTTTTGATTATCTTGACTTTATGTATTAGCACCAACCATGATGGTCTATTATTATTGTTACAATTATTATAGTTATGATAGAGATATTTGGAAAACgaggaaattgaaattgaaggaaatggaaatttcaaaattcgATTCATTGCGAAGTCCCACTATTTTGTTAGCATTGATGGCCATCATGGACTTTATTGGATGAGCTTTGTGGGGTCATTTGCATGTTAAGGTCTTTCACATGGATCTCTTTTTGCTAAGCCTTTTCACATGGATCTCGTTATAAGAGCTTGATGCATGCATTGTACGAGCATATTTCAAGGAAAATGACTTTTACaccctttttttgtctttatttggtgtgaatttactCCATTGTCCCTTAATATGTAAAAAAGTGAActtatgaaagggtaaaaagataaattcacatgaataaggacaaaaaaaagagtgtatttgataaaaagagaagtgtagaagtcaattccCATATTTTAACCGTCGGATTTGCTGACCTCTTTGCTTTGACTTTATTTGCTTCGAATAGAATTGGAATTTGGACGTATATATAGAAggaaaaggaaggaaagaaagaaaaggatagGGTATGGGTGGATGAAATGGCACTTTCGCATCCTGCGTCAAATTCAGAGCCTTTGAACACTTTAATCATCATGTAATATAGCTTTCCATACTTAATAATGTCATTAATAACATGGGGATGGTCCCCTGGTGGCGGATATTGCCAAAACCGTCCAAATAGATTtgattactctctctctctctctccatgtataTGCACAGCGTAGCATTTGCTGTTTACTGTTCAAAATGAATAGGATACAACGAAGGTCAAGTATAACGAAATTGGTGATTGTTACAGATCAAAAACTAAATACGAACGTAAAGGCACGGGCAAATTATAGCCATGGAGGAATCGGGTCCTCTACTGTTACCGAGAAAACCTGTAAAGTAAGTCTACAAACACAACATGAGGTACAAGGCCCCATGCGTACATGTTTTATGTATGGTTGTGTTAAGATATCTTGAGGTTGAGATTCGAAAGAAATGAACAGCATAACAGCCACAGTTCTGCTGAAAGGGCAGAAATCAGTTGCACTTCGTTGCTTTATGTAAAAGATGCAACAATAACCTAATGAAATTCCAGTCAGGCATTCAAACCTTGTAAACAAATCCTCACTAGAAACCGAAGTATGTCAAACGTTATCAAATGGTGCGCTTACTAACAAAGAGTTGTCCCTCTCTTCAAGTAAAAACCACTACTGAAATGATTGTTCAGATACTTGCCCTTAGCAATAAGAGTAACAGTTTTTATATTAAGCTAAGAACTTGATCGTCAAAATCAAGGGGCAGTCCAAACATATTAATGCTGCAGAGACAATGATAAGGGTCAGAAAGGTAAATTACACTCTATATGAGTGTACCCACAAATCTAGTTCACAAAAGTATGACCATGCAATCCAATACCCCTCCCTACTTCGGAGACCCATTCATAATTCATGCGGATATGTTCGAAAGGTTACTGACCCATAGCATTTGCTTAGCATAGTGTGAAGGGACCATGCAAGTTTTGACCACAGTCGAAATATGCTAAGCACAACTTAATCATCAGTTCTCACTATTCCTGAGTGGATGGAAATTATTACTCAAAGGCTAAACTACAATTTTCTTGAGACTTCTCATTTGATTTTTAAATAGTCCAGACGGGAGAATGATGTAACTCCCCATATCTGCACAAATTGCAATATATTGCTATGCATCTTCATTCCGTTGcaccaaaaaaacacaaaacaaaaagaaactcGGACATAGAGCTTATGGCACCCAATTGAACACATACATCAACCGATGGTggtgaaacaaaatgaaagtaAACACAATGCGCTACCAGACAGTCTCTAAAACAATGAAGTACAAAAAGTAAcctgcttctttttcttcttccaaaattaaaaaaagtaggGACAGAGAACCATGGAATTTCGCACAATAACTGAATACACTGGATGGGATGTTCATCAACAATAAATAAAGGCATCTTCTACTCAATCGAACTCTTTCATGGGATCTACTGAAGCATGTGAGTTTTAAACTCCTATGTCTTCATCATACTAGGGTTAGTTAATCCAAAAGTCGGGAACTAGCATCTCAGCAATTTGGATAATAAGGTTACCTCAAGAGATGAGGCAAATTTGTGGATCGAAATCTGTGTAACCTACATCAACAAGGCAAAGGCCATCAGGTGGTGCTGGTGGAGCGGTTGCACGTCTGCATGTGGCATCCATTAGCTTTATCAATGCATCATCGTCTGCACCAGCTGCTGCTTCCCTAATTGCTGTTGACACGAGAACTCGAACCATCCTCCTTAAAAAACGGTTAGCAACCAACTCAACACACATTGCCTTTGTGTATCCTCCATCCAAATCAGAAAACGGTAATCTGGTTTCAGAAGCACGGGCGTGATAGAGGAAGCACTCAGTCGGAGGACCAATGTTTCTAGAAGCTTTAGTATCTCGTGCAAACACCTTATacgataataatttcccttctAATTGATGCAAAAGTTGGTTCACCTTGCTTATTTTAAACGTCGTTGGTTTCTTCTGGCATTCAACACCACCGACATCATCTTTATGAAACTCTTCAATGATCTCCTCACCAATGTGTTTACAAAACTCATATATTTGATTGCCTTGAAAGTCTCTGGAATTTGTATACTCAACATCCTCCTCTCCATCATTTAAAGGGAAAATATACACATAGCGCCTCCATTTGGCACAGAAATTAGGATGAAACACTCTTGACATTTCATCAACAGATACAACCCTTAGCTTTCCTGGTGCAGCTTCATTAATGGCAACAACAATATCTTGAGGTTTAATATCCTTCCTCCAAGTATAGAAAGAGCAAACTTGTTGAAGAGCTGTCACTCCTTTGTCAGTGCGCCCAGCAACTAAAGACGTCCCTTCTATTGGTGATCCCTTGTCCTTCAATTGTTGAGCTTTCTTGTCatcaacaaatcttccaagagaTGTTTCAACTAAACCTTGAACAGTATTCAAGCCAGGTTGCTTCTGCCACCCATCAAAGGATCCACCATGGTATGACACAATTATTTTGAATGTTACTCTAGCCCACCTTCCAGTTCTGTTTTCAGTTGGAACACTAGTAGATTCAGACTCCACATCACCATCATCATGAATAGAATGAATCACAGTTCCAAACAATGTTGACAATGACATGTGACCATTAACGATATTTGAATAGAAATCAAGAACTCGTTGCCATGGCCTAGCATGCATGAATTCATAAGATTCCCTAGCAGTCCACCTAGAGTACTTGCAAGCATCGGTGT carries:
- the LOC131319323 gene encoding uncharacterized protein LOC131319323, which encodes MIKNSRLVQIVREMMENQTQKKAHLHYDHTDACKYSRWTARESYEFMHARPWQRVLDFYSNIVNGHMSLSTLFGTVIHSIHDDGDVESESTSVPTENRTGRWARVTFKIIVSYHGGSFDGWQKQPGLNTVQGLVETSLGRFVDDKKAQQLKDKGSPIEGTSLVAGRTDKGVTALQQVCSFYTWRKDIKPQDIVVAINEAAPGKLRVVSVDEMSRVFHPNFCAKWRRYVYIFPLNDGEEDVEYTNSRDFQGNQIYEFCKHIGEEIIEEFHKDDVGGVECQKKPTTFKISKVNQLLHQLEGKLLSYKVFARDTKASRNIGPPTECFLYHARASETRLPFSDLDGGYTKAMCVELVANRFLRRMVRVLVSTAIREAAAGADDDALIKLMDATCRRATAPPAPPDGLCLVDVGYTDFDPQICLIS